One stretch of Argiope bruennichi chromosome 3, qqArgBrue1.1, whole genome shotgun sequence DNA includes these proteins:
- the LOC129962552 gene encoding uncharacterized protein LOC129962552 produces MNILLIGDSMIKRLEAHLSEDLDVIFYRGTTIERLTSRISKIKKHYDWILVHVGTNNISVDSVEIILQKYRSLANEILRVNPKARIIFSSIIPRDFNYFENDYWKTVEHIKILNHKIEAVNKALEKLCHNEDAFIFCSSNEPSWSGFLGKDGLHPNKCGDLRLANYFCRFLKKCISSDNASRKRKNCQLITSGYILDSLEFPPLPSCDQPSFLSSWTQHSDSAVPCSEVPTFVDPVPSYVSSFPSASLKDQKCQSIAPKFIFDSTEFPALSSSRQSSFLSSWSKHPASWPLVRPSVSACAVSTLSACASYSPSLSACTSYSLCLCLLLVMFNFLYLLFLMCLWFSSYHSILLLCPILHFMYLLFHHFYLLLFPLFQHAVSQLLHALCQPTLNQNLLAHLQSTLNQELLVFPQPSVGQHVLLTNLERQELLR; encoded by the exons atgaatattcttttgattGGAGATTCGATGATTAAACGCTTGGAAGCGCATTTATCTGAGGATTTGGATGTTATTTTTTACCGAGGAACAACCATTGAGAGGTTAACCagtagaatttctaaaataaagaaacactATGATTGGATTTTAGTGCATGTGGGCACCAATAACATATCAGTTGATAGTGTAGAAATAATACTTCAAAAGTATAGGTCACTGGCTAATGAGATTTTACGAGTCAATCCAAAGgcaagaattattttctccagcatcattcctagagattttaattactttgaaaacgATTACTGGAAAactgttgaacatataaaaatcttaaaccaTAAGATTGAAGCTGTAAATAAAGCATTAGAAAAGTTGTGCCATAATGAAGATGCTTTTATCTTTTGCAGTTCTAACGAGCCATCCTGGTCTGGTTTCCTGGGAAAAGATGGTTTACATCCTAATAAATGTGGTGATCTTCGCTTGGCCAATTATTTCTGtaggtttttaaagaaatgcatttcttcaGATAATGCATCTCGAAAG AGGAAAAATTGCCAGTTGATCACCTCGGGATATATTTTGGATTCTTTGGAGTTTCCTCCATTGCCTTCCTGTGATCAGCCTTCATTTTTATCATCATGGACACAGCATTCTGATTCTGCTGTGCCTTGTAGCGAGGTACCAACTTTTGTTGACCCAGTTCCTTCATATGTTTCTTCTTTTCCATCAGCTTCTCTAAag gaTCAAAAATGCCAATCAATTGCtcctaaattcatttttgattctaCTGAGTTTCCTGCATTGTCTTCCTCAAGGcaatcttcatttttatcatcTTGGTCTAAACATCCTGCTTCTTGGCCTTTGGTACGCCCATCTGTTTCAGCTTGTGCAGTCTCAACCCTCTCTGCCTGTGCCTCCTACTCTCCCAGCCTCTCTGCATGTACCTCCTACTCTCTCTGCCTGTGCCTCCTACTGGTCATGTTTAATTTCTTGTACCTATTGTTTCTTATGTGCCTATGGTTCAGTTCTTACCATTCCATTCTGTTGCTGTGTCCTATCCTCCATTTTATGTACCTGTTATTCCACCATTTCTACCTGCTGCTGTTTCCTCTCTTCCAACATGCAGTCAGTCAGTTGTTGCATGCACTCTGCCAACCCACTCTGAACCAGAACCTGCTCGCACATCTCCAGTCCACTCTGAACCAGGAGCTCCTCGTATTTCCCCAGCCCAGTGTCGGCCAGCATGTGCTTCTAACAAACTTGGAAAGGCAAGAATTACtaagataa